The genomic DNA cagaatGAGTAAGACAGGACTCGATTCAGACTGTTCTCTACAGAAGAGTGGAACATGTCAGAATCACTCTGCAACAGGACAAACTTGTCCATGAATGTTCCTGGACTCTGGATTAATACTTTGTAATGAATTTCTACTCACTAGGGTCAAAAAGTTTCTTGGAAGCAAGTCCCAAATTTTCTCAGACATTTCATCAACATCCTCATGGGTGTAACACAATAGCCCATTGCaatacacccctgacaatgctgacaagaCGTCAGTCAAATTTGGAACTTAATTCCAAAGAAATTTTTTTACTCTGTGAGCAGAAAGTCCTTACTGAATAATTAACTTATCACAAAGACACAAAACTCATATTAAATACAAGAGGTTTATAGAAACAAACACAgggaaatatatatacaatgaacatgtatacatgtattaataatgatgtatgcatgtacatatacacatgtaccttatatgtaattaaaacaccccctggggatggtatacccaaggttttgaccagttggcAACACATTCAGTGACACCCATGACATGTGCACATATGCTCCTGGAGATAAAATCTTCCATGTTGGAAAGCAGCACATCTTAAAGTAATCTGCATAAAGCTGGTGAGTGTGGGGACAGGTACACTAATACAATTTGAATCAAATTCATCTTTCAGTTTTTGAGTGTGGACAGAAAGTGGCAGATTAAAATGATCTGGATCAGTctcattcaaattcaaattgactCAGATAAGGACATAACCAGTCTCTGgcataattattcatatttgtttttcatgtcaGGTTAAGATTAGAGTAAACTCAGAGTCCACATAACTAATGAAGTgtgaacacccccccccccctcccatttgCAAATAGCATACTATTTGTCATTAGTGTAATTACATGCAATGGTCTACACTGATCTCTCTTGAGGTTTTTTATAGTTCATTGTCTTGTAAGTCAATCACTAATGCATATATGGGTAGAAAACTTAAGATGACAATGATGGAAACACAAGGAGAGGgacaaatatacatttataagtAAGTAGCCGGTGATTGGCAACTACTGAGTTGTAGTCCTTAGTTTGGAGTCCCAGATGGGGTGGCATGACTGGTGTAGACAAAACCCTGAATAATTCTTTAGCAGGGTTTGATTTCTGACACATTCCTTCAGAGTTCTATGGTTAAATAAATTGAACTGCCATAGCAACATTCAAGACTTTAAGTGTACATTTGTGCATACATCAGTATActcctaaatattttttttcacaagtGGCTTATTGCTCAGAGACCAATAACAATATTAGCTACACCTATATTTAGGGCAATGTGTTTTTGACTGtctcagccaatttgacacacttTAAGCAATTTCTTGTGAAGCACCAAATTTGGTGGTACTTACACTGGCTAAATTCTCGTTACCTGCATTAGCTTTTTAGtacatgctagagggtcaaaatagaacaagaaggttgacttattctcacatgtGCTTGTAGTAATGCATGTGGAGTgcatggagcagaagttatggtgatgaccaagaaatcaaatgtttgttatttttatgatgtgacagacagacagacggacaggcaggtttgttgttgctgtttatTCACCACAAAGCTCCACTATGGAATGGAGTTTGTGATTACATAAAGCAGAAACAACTAAGTACAATACTACTACAAATTAGTATAGTGAAGTGTCTGATTATGTAACGTAAATAACAATGCCTCTTTCACTCTAAGCTTTATTGTTTTcaccaacaacaaaaattggTTGTCTTTTAGAGTAAACTGATGTGGGGTTGGGTGGCTGTTTTTTAATTCTCAGAATGAAATGGAAGTTTttggaatgtgatttttaaCTTATCATCAGGCAGGAAGTCAGAAACTTCAGTCTTTGAGAAGGTTTAGTGAACTTTATACCAACTTACTACCttacatgtttacattacatttagCACATGGTATAACACAACACAGGTCATTCCTAATTCCCATGACCTGAAACTGACTGATACACATCACAAGATAGAGAATAttttaacacacacatacatacacacacgcacacaggATGTATAATGATTGAAACAGATGCAATGCAACTCATTGACTTTAGGCTAAACTGTAAACATACTGGACAAAGTCCACAAAGCTTTGCATGAACCCGTCGTCGTTTACATACGTGATGAACAGTCGAACTGTGGTTGatgtaaaattgtaaacaaGCTATGCAACATTCAAGTTGGGGAATTTCAACACAAGTTTAGAAAATAACGTTTCAATAATCACTTGAGTGTATGTGACAGGAATAAAATTTGCTTTTGCTAATGAAAACTGTGACAAATTACGACCTAAGTATAAATTTCTGCACTGGTAGCCTCACATGGTCATAATTCCCTAGTGTTGATGTAACACTGTCTGGTACTAGTAGTGGACTCGACTGTattgtgttttcaaaaaaaattcttaagTAAACCTACAAAGATCCACAAACATAATGTATGAGCCCCTGAGCAATTGTCATTTCATAAAAAACTAACAGTGTAACACCGAGCACAAAGTCTGAAGCTGTatcataaatattaaaacataacAACACCATATAATGGCATCGTCGGTTTACAAGATTCTAAAGAAACCATTTCTGACTTTCTTACCTTCGCCGTTGTATCGTTACAGTTGGTTTGGTGTCCCTCTCCTTTCATGGGAATAACTGAAATGTGCGTCAGCGGCATAGCGACAGTCGCCGATTGAGGATAAAATTCTGAAATACTGTTATTAAGTGGTATATTGATTCATATACGCAGATCGGTGCGTTTTGCCTGAACAGACGCCATGTTGTTCTTGTGCACTCGAGCCGTCGAAGGTCGGTCCCACTCCCAGCCGCATGCAAATATCCTCACCAAACTGTTAAATTCGCGAAGGAAAGCGCCGCAAATCGGTTGAAGTGTGCTATTTGGAATAATGTTAAACAATAGTATACTGAAACACACCCGCCAGAATGAACCTTTGTGAAGAAAACGTCCAACGTTGATCGTTTCAATGTTATGGTAATGTCTGGTGACGTCATGGACTAGCaatcaaattatgaatattaatgacctgTGGGCTTGGACAACAttatacacatgatacatgtacgtgtatatgcATGTACGTCATAGTGTCTGTGTCACTAAAGAGTTTACCTGGGAGTTTACCTGTGTATTGAGGAGTTTATCGCGGATTACATGACGTAACTCAACACCGTAATTAATGTTCGCAAGAGGGTTGGAGTCAGcatcatggaggtataaaaaTCTATTTTTTATACGTCCATGATACTTTGATAGCATTCAATACAAAATGTTATCGACAACTGTCTTTTCTTTGAAGTTTCCAAGCAACCGCTGAATACTGAGagtttttgtaattattattattattatttaaactttattacagacCCATGGTCCAGAGCAGAACAAAAACATACCACAAGACAGcttaattttaataaattataacaggcaaatacaaacagaaagatattacaaaaggtattattttgaaagaaaaacacaacAAGTGGGCCTGAGCCCACCAAACCGTACATCACATGTAACCACACGATTAATCAGATCATTTTGACTGTCAAAAAAAGACGTAACATAAACCTAAATGTCGCCTTTCTTCTGCAAACAGAGAGAGAATTAACTGAATTTAAAACAAACATTCTAGATGCACTGGCAGAACtttttaaaagtgaaaacaGTGCTTATTGTGCAATTACACAGTTTACAAACGTAACTATGATCTCTCCAAGAACATTATCGTGacgttttacattttgtaatgatGTACAGCAATGCACGTAcgagtcctgcttgcatacggagtaatcagGGACTCGATTTTGACAATTGTCCCAGGCTctgtgtttagagtcaagtcagcaatatagactcgtgcaccgcctGTAAGCAGGGCTATGCACGTACATGATGCAATAGAGATTTCTCtttaaaaaacccacaaaaaacaaaacaaaaacaaaacaaaaacacaacaacatttACGCCGTTGGCGGCACACTCGCGTCTAATACCGCACGAGTAACAACATTTCGATCGAAGCAAAGTTTGGCAAGAGTTGCTATGACAGAAAAGTATCTGTCTACAGGTCTATACATTATTACGCACGGATCCTATCTGACATAACATACCTAGCAACTCAGAAAGCTAAGCTCAATAGGTTCCTCCAGTGGTTCCATCATGTTCTTTTTCGACGCCTCGTTGAAACGCAAGAACATGTCATTGGCTTGCACGCATCGAGCACGTTctattcatttacatataattcgACTGGTATATGCATACGAATAGAACATTACATATTCTGCACTAGAATGTGATAGAGCTAACAACAAGCTTTCCCACCCCCCATAAAATCCCCTATCTTTAATAGTGCCTGGTATCATCTCTACAGGAACGCGGCAATGTTGAGTATTAAGCGCTTCTTCAAGAGTTCTCTGGCTGGCAAGTGGCTACCCCTTCCACGTCTTTTAAACCTTAATCAAAAAATGGGAAAGGCTTTATTTTGGTGGCAACCACGATCAACAATTCAAGCATCGGAATCTTTCCATGCTACTAGGACAACGATGGACGAAAGTTTGACACCTCACGTTGTTAGTCCTGCAACAATTCAGGTATAGTGCGCCCTCTAAACGTTTATAACTATtatattatcacattttttgacgAAATACATGTCTACACCGATTGAGTCATATGCAGATCCCATATAGGACCGGGATGGGTAATTTTCTTATGCAAACAAATGTATCTTGCACAACTTCTGTTTTTAGGTTTTCGCAGATCCGGAATTGGCAAACACGGTACGAGATATGGCGACTGACGTCAAAGAGATGAAAATATGCCTGAAGCGGCTAACAGATGACGTCCGTGAATGTGAATACCAAATCATGATGTTGAACGATCACAATGATAGATCTACAGGTATGGTGGACAAAATACAGTCGTTCTGTCGAGACACTAATGTGAAAATAGATGATATTGAGGATGAACttgaaaaacaaagtaaagaCATTTTGGATTTATCCAAATTGGGTATGGAGAATCAAGGAAAGCTAGAGAAGTTCAAAGTCGATGTTGATAGTGTACGTATGATGTTCGAATTGATGGGTTCCAATGTCGAGTTTTTACGGTCTACAAGTGGTAGCGTAAAGACAGAGCTGATCAGTGTTAAAACAGAGTTAACCAACATTCAATTTAAACTGAAAGAACGTAAATCTTTTATGACAAGGAAAGCAATAAAATGAAGTTCATCGTCTACGAGTGTGCTGTCTAGAGTTCTTTTTATAAAAGTGAATTTTGAGTCATTATGATATACACCTAGGTGAACCAATATCAGACAATGACATTTACCTTTACGTATCGTTTAATCTCTTCAGTGTGTTAAAGATTCGTCGTTGGGGGCGCTCCAGTACTTATGGCAGAAATAGATCTCCCATAATGACGTACATGTCAGTAAATGTAGTCATATACCCTCCACGTTGATGACGGGTCTATGGTATATTCGAATTATTCAATCACACTGACAAGGAGATAACGCAAAATAAAAGTTTGCATATAACCATCTTCCGACCGCAAGGAGGCGGGCTTCGATATGTACCACGCTGTCGAATGACATAGCAGAGGAATCAAGTTGAAAAGACAAAGTGCAAAACAACTACATATAGTTTGCTATGTGTTTTAACAGCAGTTAATCCTGCAAACATGAATATTGCTCTTTATTTTCGACTTCCACTTACGATATCACTAAATAGATGAAATATCTGAAATCACGTCACGTAAGATAGAGAAACACATGATATTCCACGTATAATGGAAAAATAGCCTTGTTTCCACGGCAAATTTAATATTACAccaaaaatattacaagtagaaTAGCTTTCGTCACCACCTTAGGGTTTTATGAGATCAGTTTATGTGCTTTACAATTTACAGCTAACATTACAAATGTAGGCTGAGGTCAATGGTTAATACCAAAAGCCAACGTCACCATACAATAGCAAACAACACTAGTGTACTAatttctaatatatatatatatatatatatatatatatatatatatatatatatatatatatatatatatatatatatatatatatatatatatatatatatatatatatatatatatatatatatatatatatatatatatatatatatatatatatatatatatatatatatatatatatatatatatatatatatatatatactttgagTGTACTAACTTCCAATGTAAAGACTTGTGTATAGTAATTTGAATTCCATTACCCTCTCTAAAATCTTCAAAAACTTTATGCTCAgatatattaataaaaatattttttgttccgAACTATTAAAACCGTGATGTGAGTGCTGTTACTCCTCTTTCTATACAGGCTGTTAACCCACAGACTTGAGATTTATAGATGTCACACTATACTTGAATGTTCTACAGGTGCGATTTGTGTGACATTAAGAAGCATATTTTGTATGGAAAAGTACGTCACATCTTTTTGGGCCCATTTTCATGTGACTTTTAGGAATTTTTCTGACAAAATAATGGACACTTGTTTAGATGCAGTTTTCATGGAAAATATAACCATTTTGGACAAGGCACATCCCCTCCCTCTATGACTTGAACACTGCGCAGGTCGGTACATTGCATTGGATGGCAAATCAACAGTGTGATTATAGGGAGTAAATTTAAAAGGTGACAGCTTTGCTACCAAAATCCTAAGATATTAACAAGGCGACAAGTTTAGACTATTTGGAGACTAAAGACATTTCACCGCGGAAGACCACCTGGTATTTGGCAGTGACTTCCTATATAATTTGCATGACATATACATTGCCAATAGCCATGTCCTGTGGCATTAGGATTGTTATGACACACTCCACGGTTGGAACACTGCTGAGGACGATATGACTCCCAAATGTCAACATGGGGACCTATACCAGTCCAGGGTTTATctgaaaacaaacaatcaaGCAGTTGGTATTAGGCAGTaacattaactacatgtactatcaaaataacaataattttagGTGTAATAACAtagaaaaaatagaaaaagtaGCAAGAGGCACAAGCGAAGCAACACATATATGAACTACGTTTATGAGCCTTCAGTCATTTAGGTGGGGGGAAATATAGTAtgaattctttttttctctACCTTACATGTCAGTTTGAACATggatctcaataatagatctaTGGTTTGAATGTGTCACTTATAGACTTACTTTGTGCAGACCAATGGAGAATACTGGCTGCTTCGAGGGATTCACTGGTTCGAGGTTGGCTTCTGCCAAGTCCTCTACAATTCCATTTGTGGTCCAATTTAACCCATAATTCATGATACACAATTTGAAATATCGACTGACAGTCGAATCTCCAAAGCCTTACTGGTGATGTCGAAAACTAAACGTGAGGAATAGGAAAGTATAATGAAAATGTAGTATAAGAGGGTATGATACAACTTGTAAGGTGTGATGTTGTGTAGGGTGTGATGTGATGCATGCGGTGTGGTATGGCGTggcgtggtgtggtgtggtgtggtgtggtgtacgtggtgtggtgttgtggggtggggtgtggtGTGGTTtagtgtggtgtgatgtgatgttatgtgatTTGGTGTGGCGTGATGTGTCGGgtgtgtgatgtggtgtggtatggtatagcgtcgtgtggtgtgatgtgatgtggtgtggtatggCGTGGTGTGATGccgtgtggtatggtatggcgtggcgtggtgtggtgtggtgtggcgtGGCGTGGCGTGGCGTGGTGTGGTGTGGCGGGTGTGGTGTGGTGACACTTATTATATCTCCAGCTGAGAGCAAATATATTGCGCAGTACCAAAAATTCTTAATAAAAGAAATCAGAGAACTTCACTTCCATTTCTGTCAAAATGTAGTAAAATGTCTATATCATGTCGCGTGTAATGTAGTTGTAAGAATCTTTTAACGAAAGGCAAGTGTTGAGTGCTATTGGAGAGGTTTTCACATTTAGTAAGACTTCAATATTTAACATACCTGATGTACCCAATATTCCACTTCGTTCACCATTTGGTATTTTCGGAAAAAATCTAAGTCTATCACTAAAACACCGCCATTGAATATCAGCGATGAAGGGGTGAATTGTCTTCCATATCTGTGAGGGGGAGGAAGGGAGGAagggtgggagggagggagggaggagggagggagggagggaggggaggggatggaggaaggaaggaagggagggaggggaggaagacagacagacagacagacacacagacagacagacagacagacacacagatgcacacagacaaagagacagagacagatggaTTGGTAAAGACAATGCGAATGGAGAGGGACGGAAGAGTTTAAGTTAGGATGGGGTCGAAGAGAAGATAGCTTTgttagtaataatatattatttagatgttattttccaatatttttcttcgttaagtcaaggaaaatactcgtgacctaaggggcctttagcgactcgtagtgacaacccttaggtcacgagtattttccgtcAGAATGActaaaatattggagaataacataattataccagcgccagtaatttcaaagaaaaatcgaattatgaatatattttccCAAAAGGTCAGTTTAATTTTATCaatttaatgataaaataaaacaaatcatgaACCACGAATTTCAAACCATAAGGATTTTGATTCAACTATATGTTGATAAAAATGGTACCAATGATCGTGGGCAAATTAAGGCatattaacaaaaataaaatgtacacatgatGACACGATAGTCCTAGTCTTGTTAACATACCTTTCAGAGTATATTTTAGATATTAAGTCCAATTGGAATCCATCATCCTCAAACGTCTTGTTGTTATCAACAGCAAGCAACGGAGAGTTGTATTTAGCGGCTATTCTCCACAAGTTCTCCACTGGTTCTTTCGCCACCACGTCGACATCAAGATAGATAATTCGTTTCACGTCTGGTAATAACCTTagaatttgataaaaacagaTAACGaaatgtttatgttttataACAGGAAAGAACCATAGACAAAGAAAGGTGTAagttatacatatttattttatgtccGACAGCACCATAGCAAACGAAAGATACTTCAAGTATGTTGAAGGAAGTAGCCCGGTGCGGTTGACAGAAATGGATAGTTCATTTATACATAGACAATTAAGTCTTAATTGTCTGTGATTTATAGTACAAGATATCACGTGCAACATATATACCGTAATTACTcgggttagcgccctcacacgggTAGCTCACAATTCGATTTTGCGTATAATTGTGAGCTATATATAGGAGGACAGTTTGACAGATGAGAAATCGATGTGACGCAGAGCTTTTTGGAAGGCTTAAGCTGGTTTATCTTTTTAGAAAACAATGTATCGTGATACTTGTTGCCTGAATCCAATTTACGATGATGAAAATGCCAAATGCTTTATGATCAGTGGGTTTATTTTTGCCCTTTAACATTATGAACAGTTGTTTACCGACATCGTATATATTTAGACATCATATAATACTCAGGGAAGGATCCACAATTGGAACCACGGTGTTTGTCACCGAACCATCCACGTGACTGAAAGTGTTGTTCctgaatatcattttcaaataatcATAAAAAAAGGTTTGTCGTTCACCatattgttttcaaggaaattaataatttattgttgttttccCATTGAATTAAAAGAGTGTCTGACGACTGTTCTGGCGTACGTACGatgttaattacaaaatgtattttacataattttcaaagtataaatcaaagtaaacaaaatattgtttttttaacgAGTAACTCTGCAACATGAAATAAAGgaattttcaaaaactttgggttctagtgattttatgatttcacatcagaTAATTTCGGCTGCCAAGAAACAACCtattgaaacttttttttacccCTATTGTGCTTTCACTGATACACCAAAGCATGATGGGTATTAGCCACCATtattattcattagatgcacactgaatattcgtgattatttatctgaaggaagtAAGCTCTTAGgagacatgaatattcagtgtgcttATAATGAATAATAATGGATGCTAATACCCATCATGCTTTGATGTATCAGTGAAAGAACAGTAGAGGTGAAAGAgagtgtttcttggcaaccgagcggaaaaaaaatatctgatgtgaaatcataaaatgactcttgagaaccaaagtttatgaaaatatctttttttccccggatcggtgttcccctttaatggagtcatgatgggcgaatggttagagtggccagcttggaatctcagtgcaggttgcaggttcgaaccccatcgatgccgtttgtttctgagtggctaaagtccttgggcaagatttgaaccatgactgtacatgtgcctcagtcaacccagctgtataattggggacctggtaggatagaggttgcaatgtgaatgctttaatcccatgccttataaaggctgcaatgattgtatgctccccagggagttgaggaagtataaagggccgttgtgccgttatagatccgagccaggggtaataattgtaaagcgctttgagcacccagactgggtgagaaagtgctatataaaaaccaacatttatTATTACtgtttaaagaaaaaataagcTGGAAAGTATAATTACCTGTATATGTAAGTTCTTGCATAGTTGCAATCGCTTCTTAAACGGCGATTTCTAAACATGTCATCCCAAGCATATCTGGTTTCTTCGTCCAAGTAACGGTACGACTCAAACGATAGGATGTCTATCTGTTAATACCAAGTATAACAGAATTAAAGTGATCATAAGGATGACAAATGGCTATTTTTTGGagttttaattcataaaagaactttacaatatttttatacTTGAGAGAAATGCGCGTGTATAGTTAgcataattaacatattaatgaCTTTAAATAATGATAGTACTATTAAAGATGAAATGTACCATTTTATATGCGAGTGTGCTATCACTGTGTTGTGTGAAACGTGAACAACACCGTGCTGTCTAATTAAACTCTATACTCACTCTGGTTTTGTTGTATCTATACTTACGTTTTCGTCCTGTCGACTAATACCATGGCATTCTAGATATTCCCATAGACTGGTTATAACAGATTCGTCACCGCAAACCACAATATGGAATTTGATTCTTGATGAAAATTTACTCGTCGTTCGAACAGAGTTGATCAGTGTTGGTATGCCTGGTGACAAAGTTAACATATATTAAACCCGTCTCGAAACAAAACACTTTGacattaaaattatttatttagaaATTCGAGAAGGTGAAACTGTTCTTTTCGAATTTCTTTATGATTTTGTGTTAATACTTTAGGAACAAACATGAGGCTATTTTTATGAGCAGTGTATTTCTTTATGCTTTGAGGACCCATAAAAGTGCTTTTCCTAAACCATACATAGCACGACCGCTCAAAAATATAGTTATAAAAGTAGTATTTTTTCAGTCAGGGGGCATGGGGAGGGGAGGAATTAATTACCGTGGCACAGGAAGTACCCATCTAGGAGGGCACTCCCATTGTCACACCAAAGTATGTTCCTTGCCTCGGTGTATATCCTTATGAATAGTACCTGTACTTTCAAAGCAGCGCAAAATAACTGACAATTACCTATCAGTACCATTCACTTTCATCACTTCATTCAGTTGTAGTAATAGATACAGTCACGTAAACCTTTAAAAATGTCTTTACAGTGTAAAAATGTATTCGTGCACGTGCAAAAGAGCACGCTGTAAATTCTGATGTTATGTCTTGtagtgcaggggcatatgggttttcaTGTGAAATGCAtgcaggggcatatgggttttcaTGTGAAATGCACgcaggggcatatgggttttcaTGTGAAATGCATGCAGGGACA from Glandiceps talaboti chromosome 22, keGlaTala1.1, whole genome shotgun sequence includes the following:
- the LOC144452118 gene encoding uncharacterized protein LOC144452118 isoform X1, with translation MGDRDKAGFGRISEMVRTRVKVRKFIGTIIYFMMVGVLMFLLMFYFESKNDVAGKYKTSSVLGVNSYMHIVTASDANFFQGIPTLINSVRTTSKFSSRIKFHIVVCGDESVITSLWEYLECHGISRQDENIDILSFESYRYLDEETRYAWDDMFRNRRLRSDCNYARTYIYRLLPDVKRIIYLDVDVVAKEPVENLWRIAAKYNSPLLAVDNNKTFEDDGFQLDLISKIYSERYGRQFTPSSLIFNGGVLVIDLDFFRKYQMVNEVEYWVHQFSTSPVRLWRFDCQSIFQIVYHELWVKLDHKWNCRGLGRSQPRTSESLEAASILHWSAQNKPWTGIGPHVDIWESYRPQQCSNRGVCHNNPNATGHGYWQCICHANYIGSHCQIPGGLPR
- the LOC144452118 gene encoding uncharacterized protein LOC144452118 isoform X2, with amino-acid sequence MVRTRVKVRKFIGTIIYFMMVGVLMFLLMFYFESKNDVAGKYKTSSVLGVNSYMHIVTASDANFFQGIPTLINSVRTTSKFSSRIKFHIVVCGDESVITSLWEYLECHGISRQDENIDILSFESYRYLDEETRYAWDDMFRNRRLRSDCNYARTYIYRLLPDVKRIIYLDVDVVAKEPVENLWRIAAKYNSPLLAVDNNKTFEDDGFQLDLISKIYSERYGRQFTPSSLIFNGGVLVIDLDFFRKYQMVNEVEYWVHQFSTSPVRLWRFDCQSIFQIVYHELWVKLDHKWNCRGLGRSQPRTSESLEAASILHWSAQNKPWTGIGPHVDIWESYRPQQCSNRGVCHNNPNATGHGYWQCICHANYIGSHCQIPGGLPR